In Solobacterium moorei, a single genomic region encodes these proteins:
- a CDS encoding phosphoribosylaminoimidazolecarboxamide formyltransferase, translated as MTKEIALKYGCNPNQKPARIYLDDQELPVTVLNGKPGYINFLDALNSWQLVKELKEATGYPSAASFKHVSPAGAAIGTPLSEVERKIYFTGDEELSMLACAYVRARGADRMSSYGDFAALSDICDKDTALLLKKEVSDGVIAPGYTEEALEILKAKKKGNYAVIQINPMYVPKEIERKQVYGIYFEQGRNNVHIDESLLTNFVTKNTELTEQAKLDLLIAMITLKYTQSNSVVYAKDGQVIGVGAGQQSRIHCTRLAGSKADNWWLRQHEKVLNLPFKEDIRRADRDNTIDIYLSEDYEDVLQDGAWEQFFTKQPSVFTREEKKAWIKQQHDVALGSDAFFPFGDNIERAYKSGVKYVVQPGGSIRDDHVIDTCDKYDIVMVCNGVRLFHH; from the coding sequence ATGACAAAAGAAATTGCGTTAAAGTACGGCTGTAATCCAAATCAGAAGCCGGCGCGTATTTACTTAGATGATCAAGAGCTACCAGTAACTGTATTAAATGGCAAACCTGGATATATCAATTTCCTTGATGCGTTAAATAGTTGGCAACTCGTTAAGGAGCTCAAAGAAGCCACAGGCTATCCAAGTGCCGCAAGCTTCAAGCATGTAAGTCCTGCAGGTGCCGCAATTGGAACACCATTAAGTGAAGTAGAAAGAAAGATCTATTTTACAGGTGATGAAGAATTATCTATGCTTGCATGTGCATATGTAAGAGCACGTGGTGCAGATCGCATGAGTTCCTATGGTGATTTTGCGGCCTTATCTGATATTTGTGATAAAGATACAGCATTACTATTAAAGAAAGAAGTCTCTGATGGTGTTATCGCACCGGGTTATACAGAAGAAGCGTTAGAAATCCTCAAAGCAAAGAAAAAGGGTAACTATGCTGTAATTCAAATCAATCCAATGTATGTGCCAAAAGAAATCGAAAGAAAACAGGTATATGGAATCTACTTTGAACAAGGCCGAAACAATGTACATATCGATGAATCATTATTAACAAACTTTGTGACAAAGAATACAGAACTAACAGAACAAGCAAAGCTAGACTTACTAATTGCAATGATTACACTGAAGTATACACAATCTAACTCCGTTGTATACGCAAAGGATGGACAGGTAATCGGTGTCGGTGCAGGACAACAATCCCGTATTCACTGCACAAGACTAGCAGGTAGTAAGGCTGATAACTGGTGGCTTCGTCAACACGAGAAAGTGTTGAATTTACCATTTAAAGAAGATATACGTAGAGCAGACCGCGATAATACAATCGATATTTATCTTTCGGAAGATTATGAAGATGTATTACAGGATGGCGCTTGGGAGCAGTTCTTTACTAAACAGCCATCTGTATTTACAAGAGAAGAAAAGAAAGCTTGGATCAAGCAACAGCACGACGTAGCGCTAGGCTCAGATGCGTTCTTCCCATTTGGGGATAATATTGAAAGGGCGTATAAGAGCGGTGTGAAATATGTAGTACAACCAGGTGGTTCAATTCGTGACGATCATGTTATCGATACTTGTGATAAGTACGATATCGTCATGGTATGTAATGGAGTACGTTTGTTTCATCACTAA
- the purD gene encoding phosphoribosylamine--glycine ligase has protein sequence MKVLVLGSGGREHAIIRKLKENPTIEEIICAPGNGGIAADAKCVNVSAIDLVNMVDLAKNEKVDFCVVTPDDPLAMGMVDILEMEGIPCFGPNANAAIIESSKVFAKNLMQKYQIPTAAYAIFSDAQEAIHYIRTENRYPTVLKADGLALGKGVLIAQTEEEAVQAVNELMVDQAFGQAGKQIVIEEFMTGPEVSVLAFTDGHVVVPMVSSMDHKRALDNDEGLNTGGMGTIAPSPFYTKEIAETCMNTIFLPTVEAMNQEGRPFKGCLYFGLMLTPKGPRVVEYNCRFGDPETQVVLPLLKTDLLTIMRAVHDEKLSEVTIEWEDKACACVILASGGYPQKYHKGYEISGLDDYGQIEGVTIYHAGTAWRDGKYYTNGGRVLGVSAVSDTLEQALQLSYDKIQEIHFTDMHYRTDIGRKVVKQ, from the coding sequence ATGAAGGTTTTGGTACTTGGTTCCGGTGGTCGTGAACATGCGATTATTCGCAAACTAAAAGAGAATCCAACGATTGAAGAAATTATCTGCGCACCTGGCAATGGCGGTATTGCGGCAGATGCCAAGTGCGTCAATGTCAGTGCAATCGATTTAGTCAATATGGTTGACCTTGCTAAAAATGAGAAGGTTGATTTCTGTGTGGTAACACCAGATGATCCTCTTGCGATGGGCATGGTTGATATTCTGGAGATGGAAGGAATTCCTTGTTTTGGCCCAAACGCAAATGCAGCAATCATTGAATCATCAAAAGTATTTGCGAAAAACTTAATGCAAAAATATCAGATACCAACTGCAGCGTATGCAATATTCTCTGATGCTCAGGAAGCGATTCACTATATCCGTACAGAGAACCGTTATCCAACGGTATTAAAGGCAGATGGATTGGCACTTGGTAAGGGTGTATTGATTGCACAAACAGAAGAGGAAGCTGTCCAAGCAGTCAATGAATTGATGGTAGACCAAGCGTTTGGACAAGCTGGTAAACAAATCGTTATAGAGGAGTTTATGACAGGGCCAGAAGTATCTGTATTAGCGTTTACAGATGGACATGTTGTAGTACCGATGGTATCTTCCATGGATCATAAACGTGCATTAGATAATGATGAAGGCTTAAATACAGGTGGTATGGGCACGATTGCACCATCCCCTTTCTATACAAAAGAGATTGCGGAAACATGCATGAATACAATCTTCCTACCAACTGTTGAAGCGATGAATCAGGAAGGAAGACCCTTCAAAGGTTGTCTATACTTTGGCTTGATGTTAACACCAAAAGGTCCAAGAGTTGTGGAATATAATTGTCGCTTTGGAGACCCAGAGACACAGGTTGTATTACCTCTATTAAAGACAGATTTGTTAACCATCATGCGTGCAGTACACGATGAGAAGTTATCCGAGGTTACGATTGAATGGGAAGACAAAGCCTGTGCTTGTGTCATCCTAGCAAGTGGAGGATATCCACAGAAATATCATAAGGGATATGAAATCAGCGGCTTGGATGATTATGGACAAATCGAAGGTGTAACAATCTATCATGCAGGTACTGCATGGAGAGACGGTAAGTACTATACAAATGGTGGTCGTGTATTAGGGGTAAGTGCAGTCAGCGATACGTTAGAACAAGCACTTCAACTCTCTTATGATAAAATTCAAGAAATTCATTTTACAGATATGCACTATCGTACAGATATCGGCAGAAAGGTGGTAAAACAATGA